One region of Salvia miltiorrhiza cultivar Shanhuang (shh) chromosome 3, IMPLAD_Smil_shh, whole genome shotgun sequence genomic DNA includes:
- the LOC131018319 gene encoding uncharacterized protein LOC131018319 yields MKKIRKKLRMLLGQQFGPSRNTSEALLSSLIQKLDITYREGRKMYYINKDMLRVIKEMREIVNIVRDKKLEEGRTLNFLVCDLVDVAEHALDIFKKGETFSLYYASIHSWIGEIKKRMLKLGDDGVEMESNMRSLKKDDDDEEDDNYVVGLDEDVEMLLRRSIIDGKGYAKTVLIKGMCGGGARCYMGNV; encoded by the exons ATGAAGAAAATTCGCAAAaag CTACGAATGCTGTTAGGGCAGCAGTTTGGTCCAAGCAGAAACACGTCGGAAGCCCTCCTCTCATCGTTGATACAGAAGCTGGACATTACTTATCGAGAGGGCAGGAAAATGTACTATATAAATAAGGATATGTTAAGGGTAAttaaagagatgagagagattGTGAATATAGTGAGGGATAAGAAATTGGAAGAGGGGAGAACCCTAAATTTTTTAGTATGCGACCTTGTCGATGTGGCTGAGCATGCCCTCGATATTTTCAAAAAAGGCGAAACCTTTTCTTTATACTATGCTTCCATCCATAGTTGGATTGGAGAGATCAAAAAGCGCATGCTTAAATTAGGAGATGATGGAGTTGAGATGGAGTCCAACATGAGATCATTGAAAAAGGATGATGATGACGAAGAAGATGACAATTACGTGGTGGGTTTGGACGAAGATGTGGAAATGCTGCTTCGCAGAAGCATTATTGATGGGAAAGGATATGCAAAGACTGTTCTCATCAAAGGGATGTGTGGTGGAGGTGCCAGATGTTATATGGGAAATGTGTAG